The DNA segment GACAATGATGATGTCAGCATACTAGAGGTAAcctttaacccctgacctctcacCCTGTCCTGGTTTCTGACAAAcctgacgatgatgatgatgtcagcaTACTAGAGGTAACCTTTAAACCCCTGACCTCTCACCCTGTCCTGGTTTCTGACAAACCTGACAATGATGATGTCAGCATACTAGAGGTAACCTTTAAACCCCTGACCTCTCACCCTGTCCTGGTTTCTGACAAACCTGACAATGATGATGTCAGCATACTAGAGGTAAcctttaacccctgacctctcacCCTGTCCTGGTTTCTGACAAACCtgacgacgatgatgatgatgtcagcaTACTAGACgtaacctctgacctctcaccCTGTCCTGGTGTCTGACCagccagatgatgatgatgatgtcagcaTACTAGACgtaacctctgacctctcaccCTGTCCTGGTGTCTGACCAGccagatgatgatgataatagcaTACTACTGGTAAcctttaacccctgacctctaaatACTTAATCTAACCCCTGACCTTTAACTAGGGATGCAAATGTTGGTCAATTTTCCTGCCGACGATTCGACCCTCATTAACCGGTTTCTAACGGCTACGTTAACTTATGTTAGAGCCTAATTGAAAGAGGCAACAGTGCAAGCCAATCGTCTCACAGCTGAAAAGCTACAGTATTATTGAACATACAACTACTGTAACGAACTAGCCCCTGTGAAACATAGTTTACAATATAGCTATGAGGCAGGGAGGCTTCCCTtcttgttaatcaatatgaagcAGGGAGGCTTCCCTtcttgttaatcaatatgaagcAGGGAGGCTTCCCTtcttgttaatcaatatgaagctgggagGCTTCTCTtcttgttaatcaatatgaagctgggaggctcctcctcttgttaatcaatatgaagctgggaggctcctcttgttaatcaatatgaagctgggaggctcctcttgttaatcaatatgaagctgggaggctcctcctcttgttaatcaatatgaagctgggagtctcctcctcttgttaatcaatatgaagctgggagtctcctcttgtttatcaatatgaagctgggagtctcctcttgttaatcaatatgaagctgggaggctcctcctcttgttaatcaatatgaagctgagaggctcctcttgttaatcaatatgaagctgggaggctcctcttgttaatcaatatgaagctgggagtctcctcctcctcttgttaatcaatatgaagctgggagtctcctcctcttgttaatcaatatgaagctgggaggctcctcctcttgttaatcaatatgaagctgggaggctcctcttgttaatcaatatgaagctgggaggctcctcttgttaatcaatatgaagctgggagtctcctcttgttaatcaatatgaagctgggagtctcctcttgttaatcaatatgaagctgggagtctcctcttgttaatcaatatgaagctgggagtctcctcttgttaatcaatatgaagctgggagtctcctcctcttgttaatcaatatgaagctgggaggctcctcttgttaatcaatatgaagctgggagtctcctcctcttgttaatcaatatgaagctgggcggctcctcctcctccttgttaATCAATAGGAAGCTGGGAGGctcctcttgttaatcaatatgaagctgggaggctcctcttgttaatcaatatgaagctgggagtctcctcctcttgttaatcaatatgaagctgggaggctcctcttgttaatcaatatgaagctgggagtctcctcttgtttatcaatatgaagctgggagtctcctcctcttgttaatcaatatgaagctgggagtctcctcttgttaatcaatatgaagctgagaggctcctcttgttaatcaatatgaagctgggagtctcctcctcttgttaatcaatatgaagctgggagGCTCCTCTTGTTTatcaatatgaagctgggagtctcctcttgttaatcaatatgaagctggTAGTCTCctcctcttgttaatcaatatgaagctgggaagctcctcttgttaatcaatatgaagctgggagtctcctcttgttaatcaatatgaagctgggagtctcctcctcttgttaatcaatatgaagctgggagtctcctcatgttaatcaatatgaagctgggagtctcctcttgttaatcaatatgaagctgggaggctcctcctcttgttaatcaatatgaagctgagaggctcctcttgttaatcaatatgaagctgggagtctcctcttgttaatcaatatgaagctgggagtctcctcctcttgttaatcaatatgaagctgggagtctcctcctcttgttaatcaatatgaagctgggaggctcctcttgttaatcaatatgaagctgggaggctcctcctcttgttaatcaatatgaagctgggaggctcctcttgttaatcaatatgaagctgggagtctcctcttgttaatcaatatgaagctgggagtctcctcttgttaatcaatatgaagctgggagtctcctcttgttaatcaatatgaagctgggagtctcctcctcttgttaatcaatatgaagctgggagtctcctcttgttaatcaatatgaagctgggagtctcctcttgttaatcaatatgaagctgggaggctcctcctcttgttaatcaatatgaagctgggaggctcctcctcttgttaatcaatatgaagctgggagtctcctcttgttaatcaatatgaagctgggaggctcctcttgttaatcaatatgaagctgggaggctcctcttgttaatcaatatgaagcAGGGAGGCTTCCCTtcttgttaatcaatatgaagctgggaggctcctcttgttaatcaatatgaagctgggaggctcctcttgttaatcaatatgaagctgggagtctcctcctcttgttaatcaatatgaagctggtagtctcctcttgttaatcaatatgaagctggtagtctcctcttgttaatcaatatgaagctggtagtctcctcttgttaatcaatatgaagctgggagtctcctcttgttaatcaatatgaagctgggagtctcctcttgttaatcaatatgaagctgggaggctcctcctcttgttaatcaatatgaagctgggagtctcctcttgttaatcaatatgaagctgggaggctcctcttgttaatcaatatgaagctgggaggctcctcttgttaatcaatatgaagctgggagtctcctcctcatgttaatcaatatgaagctgggagtctcctcttgttaatcaatatgaagctgggagtctcctcttgttaatcaatatgaagctgggagtctcctcttgttaatcaatatgaagctgggagtctcctcttgttaatcaatatgaagctgggagGCTCCTCAtgttaatcaatatgaagctgggagtctcctcttgttaatcaatatgaagctgggagtctcctcttgttaatcaatatgaagctgggaggctcctcctcttgttaatcaatatgaagctggAAGACTGTTCGTGTCTACTAACCAAAAATACACATGGCACCAAAATTATGCAAATGAACCTGACCAGTCAAATGCATTTTCAGCGCCTGACCGGTTAATGGTTAGCATCCCAAccttgacctctaacccctgacttGGGATAGGTTTGGAGCTGACTAGGTGACCCGTGTCTAGTCTCTTAACACTGTGTGTTTGTCCTAaccacctgtcctctctctctctttctctcgctcccctcctctcgcccccctcctctctctctttctctcgctcccctcctctctctctttctctcgctcccctccTTTCGCTCTTTTTAttgttctcctccctccctctctctctctctctcccctcctctctttctctctcccctccctccctctttctctctctcttccctccctctttctctctatctcccctccctccctctttctctctctcttccctccctctttctctctcccctcctcccattctccctcccctcctctctctcccctcctctctttctctctctcccctcctctctttctctctctcccctcctctctttctctctctcccctcctctctctctctccagtccctgAATCCTGCCCGGCGACGTGTGATTCGTCCAGCAGCACTTTGGGGTGTGGCCTCTGAAGGCGATGGACCAATCATAGAGCTAAAAGAGGTTGACGGTCATCGGACTGCACCCCTTCCACCCACCTCACAGTGCAGAGAAACCTCCGCCCCATCCACCTCACAGTACAGAGACACCTCCGCCCCATCCACTTCACAGTACAGAGACACCTCCGCCCCATCCACCTCACAGTACAGAGACACCTCCGCCCCATCCACTTCACAGTACAGAGACCGAGACGCCTCCGCCCCATCCACTTCACAGTACAGAGACCGAGACGCCTCCGCCCCATCCACCTCACAGTACAGAGACCGAGACGCCTCCGCCCCATCCACCTCACAGTACAGAGACCGAGACGCCTCCGCCCCATCCACCTCACAGTACAGAGACCGAGACGCCTCCGCCCCATCCACCTCACAGTACAGAGACCGAGACACCTCCGCCCCATCCACCTCACAGTACAGAGACCGAAACGCCTCCGCCCCATCCACCTCACAGTACAGAGACCGAGACACCTCCGCCCCATCCACCTCACAGTACAGAGACACCTCCGCCCCATCCACCTCACAGTACAGAGACGGAGACACCTCCGCCCCATCCACCTCACAGTACAGAGACGGAGACACCTCCGCCCCATCCACCTCACAGTACAGAGACCGAAACGCCTCCGCCCCATCCACCTCACAGTACAGAGACCGAGACACCTCCGCCCCATCCACCTCACAGTACAGAGACCGAGACACCTCCGCCCCATCCACCTCACAGTACAGAGACACCTCCGCCCCATCCACCTCACAGTACAGAGACACCTCCGCCCCATCCACTTCACAGTACAGAGACGGAGACACCTCCGCCCCATCCACCTCAACCCAGACCAGACATCAACCCTTCACCAGGCCTGTCCTGCAGGAGGTCAAGTTAGTTTTGCTCCCTCAGGTTCAGCCCCCTGCACCCCCTCAGCCCCATGCCCGGCCCCGATCCCCCCTACAGCAGCTCCACCCTGGACCCCTCAACCAGCCTCGGCCCCCCCTGCCCCCCCAGGCTCTCCTCCTAACCCATGCCTTCCAGATCCAACAACCCAGATCCCTTCATCCCCAACCTGTTCCCCAGGTCGCCCCCCAGCGGTGTCCTGCGGGCCCCTGTGGCGTCCCTGCCCCCGCCGTGCTGATAGCTGCTGCCCCCGAGCGTCTGGGCCCCCCAGAGACCGGCCATCGCATCACCCTGGGCAGCCAGACTCTTGGGGGCCTTAACCCCCAGTCCGGAGCCCCGCTGCTGACACACGACCGCCCTCTGTCCCTGGGGCCACAGGTGGTAGTTGTGGTCAACCGGCCAGACACTCAACCTCCCCTCCCCATCCCAGCTCTCGCTGTTCCCCTGAACCCTAACCCCATAGTCCCAGTCCCTGTCGTCCCAGTTGTCCCCAGGACAGCGGAGGAGAGGGCAGGTCCCTCAGACCAACAGGAAGTCCGGGGACCAGAGACACCTCAGCTGCAGCCCCACGTCAGAGCACTGGTCAGAGGAGTGGTGAGTCGTACAGACACGACTGGTAGTGACCCTCACTTCTAATGGGTAGCGACCCTCACTTCTAATGGGTAGCGACCCTCACTTCTAATGGGTAGCGACCCTCACTTCTAATGGGTAGCGACCCTCACTTCTCATGGGTAGTGACCCTCACTTCTCATGGGTAGTTACATCTAGTATGTCtataactcctctcctctccaggtggATCTGTTTCCTGATGTCCAGGAGAACTATGTAGCAGAACTGATCCAGACCAATGACCTGAAAGACCTCAATGTGTAAGAACTACAACTATCTCCATGACTACCACTGACCTGAAAGACCTCAATGTGTAAGAACTACAACTATCTCCATGACTACCACTGACCTGAAAGACCTCAATGTGTAAGAACTACAACTATCTCCATGACTACCACTGACCTGAAATACCTCAATGTGTAAGAACTACAACTATCTCCATGACTACCATTGACCTGAAAGACCTCAATGTGTAAGAACTACAACTATCTCCATGACTAACACTGACCTGAAAGACCTCAATGTGTAAGAACTACAACTATCTCCATGACTACCACTGACCCGAACGATCCCAATCTGTTAGAACTACAAGTATCTCCATGACTACCACTGACCCGAAAGACCTCAATGTGTAAGAACTACAACTATCTCCATGACTACCACTGACCTGAAAGACCTCAATGTGTAAGAACTACAACTATCTCCATGACTACCACTGACCTGAAAGATCCCAATCTGTTAGAACTACAACTATCTCCATGACTACCACTGACCTGAAAGACCCCAATCTGTTAGAACTACAACTATCTCTATGACTGTGAAATGTGGTTGtctgtggttgtctcaccttgtTCTAGATCAgagctaaattactaaaatataaAACTCCTGCTATttagttttctctctctctctgtgtaccagCATTCTGTAACTCTCTGATATCTGTGTCGCTGTATTTAACCTGCGAGTGTCTGTGTCCAGTATCTGTAACATGTTGCTGGAGAACCCAGCCTTCCCTCAGAGAGAGAGTTCAGCCTCCGCGGCTCAGAGCAGCATGCTACTGGAACCCTGCAACGACAACTCACAGGTAGGGACGTGTGTGAACCCTGTGTGTTAACTAGGGATGGGCCTCGGGTTATTCAGTATCCCGACAGACATTAATATTACAATACTTTGTGTGAGTATTCCTATTTTtgaattggtagttacagtcttgtctcatcgctgcaactcccgtacggactcgggagaggcgacggtcgagagccgtgcgtcctccgaaacactaGCCAGCCAAGGACACAATGCTCGTTTAAACCCGGAAGGAAACACCGAACACCTGGCGAtgcacgccacaggagtcgctagagaacATCCCTTcttgccaaaccctcccctaacccggacgatgctgggccaattgtgtctTCCCGGTCGCGGTcggctgagacagagcctggactcgaacccagaatctctagtggcacagctagcgctgccaTGCCGTGTCTTAGACCTCTGGGCCACTTGTGTcttcctggtcgcggccggctgcgacagagcctggactcgaacccagaaccctccctagtgttagtcctgtctctctaaacgcccctgtccctagtgttagtcctgtctctctaaacgcccccatccctagtgttagtcctgtctctctaaacgccccccatccctagtgttagtcctgtctctctaaacgccccccatccctagtgttagtcctgtctctctaaacgccccccatccctagtgttagtcctgtctctctaaacgccccccatccctagtgttagtcctgtctctctaaacgcccccccatccctagtgttagtcctgtctctctaaacgccccccatccctagtgttagtcctgtctctctaaacgccccccatccctagtgttagtcctgtctctctaaacgccccccatccctagtgttagtcctgtctctctaaacgccccccatccctagtgttagtcctgtctctctaaacgccccccatccctagtgttagtcctgtctctctaaacgccccccatccctagtgttagtcctgtctctctaaacgccccccatccctagtgttagtcctgtctctctaaacgcccccatccctagtgttagtcctgtctctctaaacgccccccatccctagtgttagtcctgtctctctaaacgccccccatccctagtgttagtcctgtctctctaaacgccccccatccctagtgttagtcctgtctctctaaacgcccccccatccctagtgttagtcctgtctctctaaacgcccctgtccctagtgttagtcctgtctctctctaaacGCCCCTGTCCCTAGTGttagccctgtctctctctgtagtctgcaGAGGACCTGTTTGACTACGGGTCGTTAGGTCAGGTGGGTGCTGAGGCGGCGATGCACGcagctgacctctctctctctctctgtagtctgcaGAGGACCTGTTTGACTACGGGTCGTTAGGTCAGGTGGGTGCTGAGGCGGCGATGCAGGcagctgacctctctctctctctctctgtagtctgcaGAGGACCTGTTTGACTACGGGTCGTTAGGTCAGGTGGGTGCTGAGGCGGCGATGCAGGCAGCTGACCTCTTGATGGGAGACTTCAGGATGATTTCCTGTCAGGACATCAAATGGAGCCTCAACGCCATGAAGGGGCACTACGCAATCACACGCAAGGTACGCTCGGCGTctctgtgtttcaggcctcactctgcgtgtctctctgtgtgtttcaggcctcactcggcgtctctctctgtgtgtttcaggcctcactcggcgtgtctctctctgtgtgtttcaggcctcactcggcgtgtctctctgtgtgtgtttcaggcctcactcggcgtgtctctctgtgtgtgtttcaggcctcactcggcgtgtctctctgtgtgtttcaggcctcactcggcgtgtctctctgtgtgtttcaggcctcacctggcgtgtctctctgtgtgtttcaggcctcactcggcgtgtctctctgtgtgtttcaggcctcacctggcgtgtctctctgtgtgtttcaggcctcactcggcgtgtctctctgtgtgtttcaggcctcacctggtgtgtctctctctctgtgtgtttcaggcctcacctggtgtgtctctctctgtgtgtttcaggcctcacctggcgtgtctctctgtgtgtttcaggccttactcggcgtgtctctctgtgtgtttcaggcctcacctggcgtgtctctctgtgtgtttcaggcctcacctggcgtgtctctctgtgtgtttcaggccttactcggcgtgtctctctgtgtgtttcaggcctcacctggcgtgtctctgtgtgtttcaggcctcactcggcgtgtctctctgtgtgtttcaggcctcacctggcgtgtctctctgtgtgtttcaggcctcactcggcgtgtctctctgtgtgtgtttcaggcctcactcggcgtgtctctctgtgtgtttcaggcctcactcggcgtgtctctctgtgtgtttcaggcctcactcggcgtctctctctgtgtgtttcaggcctcactcggcgtgtctctctgtgtgtttcaggcctcactcggcgtctctctctgtgtgtttcaggcctcactcggcgtgtctctctgtgtgtttcaggcctcactcggcgtgtctctctgtgtgtttcaggcctcactcggcgtctctctctgtgtgtttcaggcctcactcggcgtgtctctctctgtgtgtttcaggcctcacctggcgtgtctctctgtgtgtttcaggccttacccggcgtgtctctctgtgtgtttcaggcctcacctggcgtgtctctctgtgtgtttcaggcctcacctggcgtgtctctctgtgtgtttcaggccttactcggcgtgtctctctgtgtgtttcaggcctcacctggcgtgtctctctgtgtgtttcaggcctcactcggcgtgtctctctgtgtgtttcaggcctcacctggcgtgtctctctgtgtgtttcaggcctcactcggcgtgtctctctgtgtgtgtttcaggcctcactcggcgtgtctctctgtgtgtttcaggcctcacctggtgtgtctctctctctgtgtgtttcaggcctcacctggtgtgtctctctctgtgtgtttcaggcctcacctggcgtgtctctctgtgtgtttcaggcctcactcggcgtctctctctgtgtgtttcaggcctcactcggcgtgtctctctgtgtgtttcaggcctcactcggcgtctctctctgtgtgtttcaggcctcactcggcgtgtctctctgtgtgtttcaggcctcactcggcgtgtctctctgtgtgtttcaggcctcactcggcgtctctctctgtgtgtttcaggcctcactcggcgtgtctctctctgtgtgtttcaggcctcacctggcgtgtctctctgtgtgtttcaggccttactcggcgtgtctctgtgtgtttcaggcctcactcggcgtgtctctctgtgtgtgtttcaggcctcactcggcgtgtctctctgtgtgtttcaggcctcacctggtgtgtctctctctctgtgtgtttcaggcctcacctggtgtgtctctctctctgtgtgtttcaggcctcacctggcgtgtctctctgtgtgtttcaggccttactcggcgtgtctctctgtgtgtttcaggcctcacctggcgtgtctctctgtgtgtttcaggcctcacctggcgtgtctctctgtgtgtttcaggccttactcggcgtgtctctctgtgtgtttcaggcctcacctggcgtgtctctctgtgtgtttcaggcctcactcggcgtgtctctctgtgtgtttcaggcctcacctggcgtgtctctctgtgtgtttcaggcctcactcggcgtgtctctctgtgtgtgtttcaggcctcactcggcgtgtctctctgtgtgtttcaggcctcactcggcgtgtctctctgtgtgtttcaggcctcactcggcgtgtctctctgtgtgtttcaggcctcactcggcgtgtctctctgtgtgtttcaggccttactcggcgtgtctctctgtgtgtttcaggcctcactcggcgtgtctctctgtgtgtttcaggcctcactcggcgtgtctctctgtgtgtttcaggcctcactcggcgtgtctctctgtgtgtttcaggcctcactcggcgtgtctctctgtgtgtttcaggcctcactcggcgtgtctctctgtgtgtttcaggccttactcggcgtgtctctctctgtgtgtttcaggcctcactcggcgtgtctctctttgtgtttcAGGCCTTactcggcgtgtctctctctgtgtgtttcaggccttactcagcgtgtctctctctgtgtgtttcaggcctcactcggcgtgtctctctgtgtgtttcaggtctcactcggcgtgtctctctctctgtgtttcaggcctcactcggcgtgtctctctgtgtttcaggcctcactcggcgtgtctctctgtgtttcaggcctcactcggcgtgtctctctgtgGGTTTCAGGTctcactcggcgtgtctctctctgtgtgtttcaggcctcacctggcgtgtctctctctctgtgtgtgtttcaggcctcactcggcgtgtctctctgtgtgtttcaggcctcacctggcgtgtctctctctctgtgtgtttcaggcctcactcggcgtctctctctgtgtgtttcaggcctcacctggcgtgtctctctctctgtgtgtttcaggcctcactcggcgtgtctctctctctgtgtgtttcaggcctcactcggctTGTCTCTCTGTgagtttcaggcctcactcggcgtgtctctctctctgtgtgtttcaggcctcactcggcgtg comes from the Oncorhynchus mykiss isolate Arlee unplaced genomic scaffold, USDA_OmykA_1.1 un_scaffold_140, whole genome shotgun sequence genome and includes:
- the LOC110511299 gene encoding proline-rich protein 36 isoform X2, translated to MADRPDDDDVIVLASFNIHRSQGRRARRRNFITISDDSDEEPVPLDPNSPVLVSDKPDDDDDVSILESLNPARRRVIRPAALWGVASEGDGPIIELKEVDGHRTAPLPPTSQCRETSAPSTSQYRDTSAPSTSQYRDTSAPSTSQYRDTSAPSTSQYRDRDASAPSTSQYRDRDASAPSTSQYRDRDASAPSTSQYRDRDASAPSTSQYRDRDASAPSTSQYRDRDTSAPSTSQYRDRNASAPSTSQYRDRDTSAPSTSQYRDTSAPSTSQYRDGDTSAPSTSQYRDGDTSAPSTSQYRDRNASAPSTSQYRDRDTSAPSTSQYRDRDTSAPSTSQYRDTSAPSTSQYRDTSAPSTSQYRDGDTSAPSTSTQTRHQPFTRPVLQEVKLVLLPQVQPPAPPQPHARPRSPLQQLHPGPLNQPRPPLPPQALLLTHAFQIQQPRSLHPQPVPQVAPQRCPAGPCGVPAPAVLIAAAPERLGPPETGHRITLGSQTLGGLNPQSGAPLLTHDRPLSLGPQVVVVVNRPDTQPPLPIPALAVPLNPNPIVPVPVVPVVPRTAEERAGPSDQQEVRGPETPQLQPHVRALVRGVVDLFPDVQENYVAELIQTNDLKDLNVICNMLLENPAFPQRESSASAAQSSMLLEPCNDNSQSAEDLFDYGSLGQVGAEAAMQAADLLMGDFRMISCQDIKWSLNAMKGHYAITRKALCEAVKQFQDSESLEKRRRRRQTAERCYIDFKYQHGSVKLERRMYFLEKNRRGCRTYGAALDPSLQREITFYQQKAKEHAEHEDFLLALQVNEEEYEKDGQLIECGCCCGDFAFEKMTQCSDGHLFCKECLVKYAEEAVFGSGQSSLSCMEAGCPCSFPVCELEKVLPDTVLCKYYERQAEEAVAATCADELVRCPSCNFPALLDKGVSLFSCPNPRCRKESCRKCRVQWKEHAGKSCDQVMERDEIRMRVAFEERMTAARVRKCGTGLVLGAY
- the LOC110511299 gene encoding E3 ubiquitin-protein ligase RNF216 isoform X1, whose protein sequence is MADRPDDDDVIVLASFNIHRSQGRRARRRNFITISDDSDEEPVPLDPNSPVLVSDKPDDDDDVSILESLNPARRRVIRPAALWGVASEGDGPIIELKEVDGHRTAPLPPTSQCRETSAPSTSQYRDTSAPSTSQYRDTSAPSTSQYRDTSAPSTSQYRDRDASAPSTSQYRDRDASAPSTSQYRDRDASAPSTSQYRDRDASAPSTSQYRDRDASAPSTSQYRDRDTSAPSTSQYRDRNASAPSTSQYRDRDTSAPSTSQYRDTSAPSTSQYRDGDTSAPSTSQYRDGDTSAPSTSQYRDRNASAPSTSQYRDRDTSAPSTSQYRDRDTSAPSTSQYRDTSAPSTSQYRDTSAPSTSQYRDGDTSAPSTSTQTRHQPFTRPVLQEVKLVLLPQVQPPAPPQPHARPRSPLQQLHPGPLNQPRPPLPPQALLLTHAFQIQQPRSLHPQPVPQVAPQRCPAGPCGVPAPAVLIAAAPERLGPPETGHRITLGSQTLGGLNPQSGAPLLTHDRPLSLGPQVVVVVNRPDTQPPLPIPALAVPLNPNPIVPVPVVPVVPRTAEERAGPSDQQEVRGPETPQLQPHVRALVRGVVDLFPDVQENYVAELIQTNDLKDLNVICNMLLENPAFPQRESSASAAQSSMLLEPCNDNSQSAEDLFDYGSLGQVGAEAAMQAADLLMGDFRMISCQDIKWSLNAMKGHYAITRKALCEAVKQFQDSESLEKRRRRRQTAERCYIDFKYQHGSVKLERRMYFLEKNRRGCRTYGAALDPSLQREITFYQQKAKEHAEHEDFLLALQVNEEEYEKDGQLIECGCCCGDFAFEKMTQCSDGHLFCKECLVKYAEEAVFGSGQSSLSCMEAGCPCSFPVCELEKVLPDTVLCKYYERQAEEAVAATCADELVRCPSCNFPALLDKGVSLFSCPNPRCRKESCRKCRVQWKEHAGKSCDQVMERDEIRMRVAFEERMTAARVRKCVKCGTGLVKSEGCNRMWCRCGSYMCYLCREPISGYNHFCQHARSPGAPCRHCRKCSLWTDPTQDDERIIQEIQKEGEKELNKKNAETSGKRVGPPPEPVVVAKRPRAAPPPQAVRAPLLVPPRVILPHRQPLPPAPYVPPLLHLPPLNYHPPLNQVNNNLNNIDVNMPMHYGPPPRYYRHL